Proteins from a single region of Nocardioides anomalus:
- a CDS encoding urease accessory protein UreD has protein sequence MRTRTRTEVRSSHLRAFRLDDERVALVPEQAVLLAGDHVTVRVRVDAGERLRLVEPGGTVAYAMRGLDARWDVEIEVEPGGALAWDAEPFVVADGADVHRGLRVEAGGAVSLRETLVLGRSGEGPGRLRTRTDVTRAGVPLLVEELDSGVGLGGHRVLDQVLHLGTDCARDGMRLESGDCLHRWLGGAVHESRLYSSSPSPE, from the coding sequence ATGCGCACCCGCACCCGCACTGAGGTCCGCAGCAGCCACCTGCGGGCGTTCCGGCTGGACGACGAGCGGGTCGCCCTGGTCCCCGAGCAGGCGGTGCTGCTGGCCGGCGACCACGTCACCGTCCGGGTCCGGGTCGACGCGGGCGAGCGGCTGCGCCTCGTCGAGCCCGGTGGCACCGTGGCCTACGCGATGCGCGGGCTGGACGCGCGCTGGGACGTCGAGATCGAGGTCGAGCCCGGCGGCGCGCTGGCGTGGGACGCCGAGCCGTTCGTGGTCGCCGACGGTGCCGACGTGCACCGCGGCCTCCGGGTCGAGGCCGGTGGCGCGGTGAGCCTGCGCGAGACCCTGGTCCTGGGCCGCTCCGGCGAGGGTCCGGGGCGGCTGCGCACGCGCACCGACGTCACCCGCGCCGGCGTACCCCTGCTGGTCGAGGAGCTCGACAGCGGCGTCGGCCTGGGCGGGCACCGCGTGCTCGACCAGGTCCTGCACCTCGGCACGGACTGCGCGCGGGACGGGATGCGCCTGGAGTCCGGCGACTGCCTGCACCGCTGGCTGGGCGGTGCGGTGCACGAGAGCCGGCTCTACTCCTCCTCGCCCAGCCCCGAGTAG
- a CDS encoding sensor domain-containing phosphodiesterase, with protein sequence MAQLVVEPSHAGEAEALRAVLDGARVRSVFQPIVALESGLVVGHEALARGPEGPFARPDELFGAARRTGQLAALDEACRRSALRSAVALGLTAPTTVFVNVEPEVLADAPLEELVAEAERAPGGVRVVLEVTERSLAARPAELLAALRRVRGLGWGVALDDVGVEATSLAFMALLRPDVVKLDLSLVQNPPHGGTAEIMHAVNAYAERYGASVLAEGIETEEHLMTARALGATLGQGWFFGRPTDEPDHGASTGVLELTRTGRDRPERSVRSPFDALPEGTTLRRATKGLLLELTYHLEREALRLGETCVVASTFQEARHLTPGTVRRYADLGRSAGFVCALGRDLPDEPAPGVRGASLSDDDPVLDEWDVVVISPHFATALLARDLGDDGPEMERTFEYALTYHRDTVVRAGEELVSRVAAVRPA encoded by the coding sequence ATGGCACAGCTGGTGGTCGAGCCGTCCCACGCCGGCGAGGCGGAGGCGCTCCGCGCGGTCCTGGACGGCGCGCGGGTGCGCTCGGTCTTCCAGCCGATCGTGGCCCTGGAGTCCGGTCTCGTGGTGGGCCACGAGGCCCTGGCGCGCGGCCCCGAGGGCCCGTTCGCCCGTCCGGACGAGCTGTTCGGCGCGGCCCGGCGCACCGGCCAGCTGGCCGCCTTGGACGAGGCCTGCCGCCGCTCGGCCCTGCGCTCGGCCGTCGCGCTCGGCCTCACCGCGCCGACGACGGTCTTCGTCAACGTCGAGCCCGAGGTGCTCGCCGACGCCCCGCTGGAGGAGCTGGTCGCCGAGGCCGAGCGCGCGCCGGGCGGCGTGCGCGTGGTCCTCGAGGTCACCGAGCGCTCCCTGGCCGCCCGGCCGGCCGAGCTGCTCGCCGCCCTGCGCCGGGTCCGGGGGCTCGGGTGGGGCGTCGCGCTGGACGACGTCGGCGTGGAGGCCACGTCGCTGGCCTTCATGGCGCTGCTGCGGCCCGACGTGGTCAAGCTCGACCTCTCGCTCGTCCAGAATCCGCCCCACGGCGGCACGGCCGAGATCATGCACGCCGTCAACGCCTACGCCGAGCGGTACGGCGCCTCGGTGCTGGCCGAGGGCATCGAGACCGAGGAGCACCTGATGACGGCCCGCGCCCTCGGCGCGACGCTCGGCCAGGGCTGGTTCTTCGGCCGTCCCACCGACGAGCCGGACCACGGGGCCAGCACCGGCGTCCTCGAGCTGACCCGGACCGGCCGCGACCGCCCGGAGCGGTCCGTCCGCTCCCCGTTCGACGCGCTGCCGGAGGGCACCACGCTGCGGCGGGCCACCAAGGGGCTCCTGCTCGAGCTGACCTACCACCTCGAGCGCGAGGCGCTCCGGCTGGGCGAGACGTGCGTGGTGGCCTCGACCTTCCAGGAGGCCAGGCACCTGACGCCCGGGACCGTGCGGCGCTACGCCGACCTGGGCCGCTCGGCCGGCTTCGTGTGCGCCCTGGGCCGCGACCTGCCCGACGAGCCCGCCCCCGGGGTGCGCGGCGCCAGCCTGAGCGACGACGACCCGGTCCTGGACGAGTGGGACGTGGTCGTCATCAGCCCGCACTTCGCCACCGCCCTGCTCGCCCGTGACCTCGGCGACGACGGCCCGGAGATGGAGCGGACTTTCGAGTACGCCCTGACCTACCACCGCGACACCGTGGTCCGCGCCGGCGAGGAGCTGGTCTCCCGGGTCGCGGCGGTCCGACCCGCCTGA
- a CDS encoding diacylglycerol/lipid kinase family protein, with protein MAREIALLTNPTSGKGRGGQARAAVLDRLRRGGLVVRDLSGRDADESLDLARAALQDGAEALVVLGGDGMVHLGVQAVAGTGTPLGIVPAGTGNDVARYFDLPRKDPSRPRTSWSEGTPAWWTWPAAAAATTPPCCARASTPWSTSGPTR; from the coding sequence GTGGCCCGCGAGATCGCCCTGCTCACCAACCCCACGTCGGGCAAGGGGCGCGGGGGACAGGCCCGCGCCGCGGTCCTCGACCGACTGCGCCGGGGCGGCCTGGTGGTGCGCGACCTCAGCGGCCGCGACGCCGACGAGTCGCTCGACCTGGCCCGAGCGGCGCTGCAGGACGGTGCCGAGGCGCTGGTCGTGCTCGGCGGCGACGGGATGGTCCACCTCGGCGTGCAGGCCGTGGCCGGCACCGGCACCCCGCTCGGCATCGTCCCGGCCGGCACCGGCAACGACGTGGCCCGCTACTTCGACCTGCCCCGCAAGGACCCCTCGCGGCCGCGGACGTCGTGGTCCGAGGGGACACCCGCGTGGTGGACCTGGCCCGCAGCGGCGGCCGCTACTACGCCACCGTGCTGTGCGCGGGCTTCGACGCCCTGGTCAACGAGCGGGCCAACCAGATGA
- a CDS encoding DEAD/DEAH box helicase, which translates to MSTDELSPSERYAEHRRHQGHPVVKDFRALYDFPLDDFQLRACREIEDGHGVLVAAPTGSGKTIVGEFAIHLALSTGRKCFYTTPIKALSNQKYHDLVDRYGPDEVGLLTGDNVVNGEAPIVVMTTEVLRNMLYAGSRTLLGLGFVVMDEVHYLADRSRGAVWEEVIIHLPESVTVVSLSATVSNAEEFGEWLATVRGETTTIVEERRPVPLYQHVMVGKRLLDLFASDDIDAAAGFVKEGAPVNGELMRVARDDWASTRLMRDRRSARKGNPGSSKNPRNVGNGRRVWIPGRPDVVDRLEREGLLPAIVFIFSRVGCGAAVQQCLAAGVRLTTPEERDTIHAYVEAACRDLPQEDLHVLGYHDFLDGLTRGVAAHHAGMLPAFKHVVEELFLRGLCKVVFATETLALGINMPARTVVIEKLTKWNGETHADITPGEYTQLTGRAGRRGLDTEGHGVVLWQPGMNPSEVAGLASTRTYPLRSSFRPSYNMAVNLVHQFGRDTSRELLEQSFAQFQADKAVVGLARQLRKAEEALEGYAEAAKCDLGDFMEYAALRRRISEVEKGASRARKADRRDEAIESLRRLKRGDVIEVPTGKFAGYAVVVDNGWDETNPRPYVVTADRQARRLAMIDFPVPVQAVAQVKVPKSFNGRNPQMRRDLASALRSRTHDLAPPPPGKRPTPKASVDPAVEREVQELRDQLRAHPCHACPDREDHDRWAQRYFKLEADAATLRRRVENRTNTVARQFDRVCEVLTALGYLTDAGAESRVTDQGRRLMRLYSELDLVAAECLRTGLWDGLSVPELAGALSVLVFEARRADDAGPPRLPGGRTRDVVTQTQRLWSELDALERDHKLDFLRQPDAGFAWAAYKWAEGEELDDLLGAIDLAAGDFVRWMKQLLDLAGQVADAAGDGALRETARDVVRAVRRGVVAYSGLGEEE; encoded by the coding sequence GTGAGCACCGACGAGCTGTCCCCGTCGGAGCGGTACGCCGAGCACCGGCGACACCAGGGCCACCCGGTGGTGAAGGACTTCCGGGCGCTCTACGACTTCCCGCTCGACGACTTCCAGCTCCGCGCCTGCCGCGAGATCGAGGACGGCCACGGGGTGCTGGTCGCCGCCCCGACCGGCTCCGGCAAGACCATCGTCGGTGAGTTCGCGATCCACCTGGCCCTCAGCACCGGCCGCAAGTGCTTCTACACCACGCCGATCAAGGCGCTGAGCAACCAGAAGTACCACGACCTGGTGGACCGCTACGGCCCCGACGAGGTCGGGCTGCTGACCGGGGACAACGTGGTCAACGGCGAGGCGCCGATCGTGGTGATGACCACCGAGGTGCTCCGCAACATGCTGTACGCCGGCAGCCGGACCCTCCTCGGCCTCGGCTTCGTGGTCATGGACGAGGTGCACTACCTCGCCGACCGCAGCCGCGGTGCGGTGTGGGAGGAGGTGATCATCCACCTCCCGGAGTCGGTCACGGTCGTCAGCCTGAGCGCCACGGTGAGCAACGCCGAGGAGTTCGGCGAGTGGCTGGCCACCGTGCGTGGTGAGACGACGACCATCGTCGAGGAGCGCCGCCCGGTGCCGCTCTACCAGCACGTGATGGTGGGCAAGCGGCTGCTGGACCTGTTCGCCTCCGACGACATCGACGCGGCCGCCGGCTTCGTCAAGGAGGGCGCCCCGGTCAACGGCGAGCTGATGCGGGTGGCCCGCGACGACTGGGCCTCCACCCGGCTGATGCGCGACCGCCGCTCGGCCCGCAAGGGCAACCCGGGCTCGTCGAAGAACCCCCGCAACGTGGGCAACGGTCGCCGGGTCTGGATCCCGGGCCGGCCCGACGTGGTCGACCGGCTCGAGCGCGAGGGGCTGCTCCCGGCCATCGTGTTCATCTTCAGCCGGGTCGGCTGCGGCGCGGCCGTCCAGCAGTGCCTGGCCGCCGGCGTGCGGCTGACCACGCCGGAGGAGCGCGACACCATCCACGCCTACGTGGAGGCGGCCTGCCGCGACCTGCCGCAGGAGGACCTGCACGTCCTCGGCTACCACGACTTCCTCGACGGCCTGACCCGCGGCGTGGCCGCGCACCACGCCGGCATGCTGCCGGCGTTCAAGCACGTGGTGGAGGAGCTGTTCCTGCGGGGGCTGTGCAAGGTCGTCTTCGCCACCGAGACCCTGGCGCTCGGCATCAACATGCCGGCGCGCACGGTGGTCATCGAGAAGCTGACCAAGTGGAACGGCGAGACGCACGCCGACATCACGCCGGGGGAGTACACCCAGCTCACCGGTCGTGCCGGTCGTCGCGGCCTGGACACCGAGGGCCACGGCGTCGTGCTCTGGCAGCCCGGCATGAACCCCAGCGAGGTCGCCGGACTCGCCTCGACCCGGACCTACCCGCTCCGCTCGAGCTTCCGGCCGTCGTACAACATGGCGGTCAACCTGGTCCACCAGTTCGGCCGCGACACCTCGCGCGAGCTGCTGGAGCAGTCCTTCGCCCAGTTCCAGGCGGACAAGGCGGTCGTGGGGCTGGCCCGGCAGCTGCGCAAGGCCGAGGAGGCGCTGGAGGGGTACGCCGAGGCCGCGAAGTGCGACCTGGGCGACTTCATGGAGTACGCCGCCCTGCGCCGCCGCATCTCCGAGGTCGAGAAGGGCGCCAGCCGGGCGCGCAAGGCCGACCGCCGCGACGAGGCCATCGAGTCGCTGCGCCGGCTCAAGCGCGGCGACGTGATCGAGGTGCCGACCGGCAAGTTCGCCGGCTACGCCGTCGTGGTCGACAACGGCTGGGACGAGACCAACCCGCGCCCCTACGTCGTCACCGCGGACCGCCAGGCGCGGCGGCTGGCCATGATCGACTTCCCGGTGCCGGTCCAGGCCGTGGCCCAGGTCAAGGTCCCGAAGTCGTTCAACGGCCGCAACCCGCAGATGCGGCGCGACCTGGCGTCGGCGCTGCGCTCGCGCACCCACGACCTGGCCCCGCCGCCGCCCGGCAAGCGGCCGACCCCGAAGGCGTCGGTGGACCCGGCCGTCGAGCGCGAGGTCCAGGAGCTGCGCGACCAGCTGCGCGCGCACCCGTGCCACGCCTGCCCCGACCGTGAGGACCACGACCGGTGGGCCCAGCGCTACTTCAAGCTGGAGGCCGATGCGGCCACGCTGCGCCGCCGGGTCGAGAACCGGACCAACACCGTCGCCCGGCAGTTCGACCGGGTGTGCGAGGTGCTGACCGCTCTGGGCTACCTCACCGACGCCGGCGCGGAGAGCAGGGTCACCGACCAGGGCCGTCGGCTGATGCGGCTCTACTCCGAGCTGGACCTGGTCGCCGCCGAGTGCCTGCGCACCGGGCTGTGGGACGGGCTCTCCGTGCCCGAGCTGGCCGGCGCGCTGTCGGTGCTGGTCTTCGAGGCCCGCCGCGCGGACGACGCCGGCCCGCCGCGGCTGCCCGGCGGCCGCACCCGTGACGTCGTCACCCAGACCCAGCGGCTGTGGAGCGAGCTGGACGCGCTCGAGCGCGACCACAAGCTCGACTTCCTGCGCCAGCCGGACGCCGGGTTCGCTTGGGCGGCGTACAAGTGGGCCGAGGGCGAGGAGCTCGACGACCTGCTCGGCGCCATCGACCTGGCGGCCGGCGACTTCGTGCGCTGGATGAAGCAGCTGCTCGACCTGGCCGGCCAGGTGGCCGACGCGGCCGGTGACGGGGCCCTGCGCGAGACCGCGCGCGACGTGGTCCGGGCCGTCCGGCGTGGCGTCGTCGCCTACTCGGGGCTGGGCGAGGAGGAGTAG